The following is a genomic window from Bosea sp. RAC05.
GCCGAAAGCGAGACGGGGACCCTGCCATGAGCCTGTCATCCGCCCTGAACGTGGCGCAGTCCTCCCTGACCGCGACCTCGACGCAGACCTCCGTACTCTCGCGCAACGTCGCCGGCGCCGACGACCCCAACTACAACCGCAAGGCCGGCACGCTGGTGACCACCTATGGCGGGGCGGTCAGGATCGCCTCGATCAGCCGGGCGATGGACTCGGTGCTCTTCGCGGCCAAGCTCGGCTCCACGGCGACCACCTCCGGGCAGCAGGCGATCGTCGATGCGCTCGACCAGCTGGAAGCCACGGTCGACGACCCCGAGCTCGACCAGTCGCTGGCGGCCAAGCTCGGCGCGCTGACCAACGCCCTCCAGCAATATGGCGTGACACCGGACGATCCGCTGCTCGCGCAGAACGTGCTGACCAAGGCGACCGAGATGGTCCGCAGCCTCAACGCCGCCAGCGAGGCGGTGCGCACCGTTCGCCAGCAGGCCGATGCCGACATGGCGCTCGGCGTCGAGCGGGTGAACGGCCTGCTCAAGGAGTTCGAGGCCGCCAACCGCGCCATCGTCAAGGGCAGCCAGTCCGGCGCCGACATCACCGACCAGCTCGACACACGCGACCGCATCCTCTCCCAGCTCTCGGAGGAGATGGGCATCAGCGTGGCGACGCGGCCCAACAACGACATGGTGATCTACACCGATGGCGGCGTGACCCTGTTCGAGACAGTGCCGCGCAGCGTCACGATGGCGCCGAGCTTCGCGCTCGGGGCCGGAACCGCCGGCAACGCGGTCTATGTCGACGGCGTGCCCGTCACCGGCCCCAACGCGATCATGCCGCTGAAATCCGGCCAGATCCATGGCTCGGCGATTGTGCGCGACGAGATCACCGTCACCTATCAGAGCCAGCTCGACGAGATCGCCCGCGGGCTGATCGAGGTCTTCGCCGAGAGCGACCAGACCGGCGTGGGTCCCGACCAGGCCGGGCTCTTCACCTATGGCCCGCCGCCCGGCCCGGCCGCCATTCCGGCGACCGGTGTGACGGTCGCGGGATTGGCCGGCACGATCCGCATCAACGCCAATGCCGACCCGTCCCAGGGCGGCGATCTCGACCGGCTGCGCGACGGCGGCATCTCCGACCCGCTCGACCCCAACTACAGCTACAATGCCAGCGGCGCGGCGGGCTTCCCCGACCGCATCCAGGGCCTGCTGACCGCACTCGGCACCAGCCGCAACTTCGACCCCGCCACCGACGCCGACCCGACCGACACCCTCGTCGGCTTCGCCGGCTCCTCCGTCGGCTGGCTGGAAGCGCAGCGCCAGACCTCGACACAGACGCTCGGCTACGAGACCGCGCTGCTGCAACGCACGACGGCCGCGCTGTCGAACGTCACCGGCGTCGACATCAACGAGGAGATGACGCTGATGATGGAGCTGGAGCGCTCCTTCAACGCCTCGTCGACCCTGATCTCGACCATCGACCGGATGCTCGAGGCGCTGCTGCAGGCCGTGAGGTAACGACCATGAAGACGAGCTTCATCTCGAACTATTCGCTCTCCGGCACCCTGCGCAACGCGGTCGCCAAGGCCCGCGACAGCCTGGCCGACGCCACCACG
Proteins encoded in this region:
- the flgK gene encoding flagellar hook-associated protein FlgK; this translates as MSLSSALNVAQSSLTATSTQTSVLSRNVAGADDPNYNRKAGTLVTTYGGAVRIASISRAMDSVLFAAKLGSTATTSGQQAIVDALDQLEATVDDPELDQSLAAKLGALTNALQQYGVTPDDPLLAQNVLTKATEMVRSLNAASEAVRTVRQQADADMALGVERVNGLLKEFEAANRAIVKGSQSGADITDQLDTRDRILSQLSEEMGISVATRPNNDMVIYTDGGVTLFETVPRSVTMAPSFALGAGTAGNAVYVDGVPVTGPNAIMPLKSGQIHGSAIVRDEITVTYQSQLDEIARGLIEVFAESDQTGVGPDQAGLFTYGPPPGPAAIPATGVTVAGLAGTIRINANADPSQGGDLDRLRDGGISDPLDPNYSYNASGAAGFPDRIQGLLTALGTSRNFDPATDADPTDTLVGFAGSSVGWLEAQRQTSTQTLGYETALLQRTTAALSNVTGVDINEEMTLMMELERSFNASSTLISTIDRMLEALLQAVR